A region of the Candidatus Zixiibacteriota bacterium genome:
CAGCATGATCACGGCCAACGGGATAATCAAACCTAATGAACGGAAGGCAAACTTACGGCACGACCAGATATTCCGACTGTAGAAATACAATCCCACCAGAACAGGTAAACTCAAAAGCATCGCCGTCGGTTTGTTGAGCACCAGAAGACCAAGCAACAATCCCGCCCAGACCAATGGTCTCCCCCGGTCGTTTTCGACGGCTCGAATAGCTAATAAAACTGCCCCCAGAAGAAGTAAATTGGTGGATGATCCTAAAAGCAGGGATGTTGATGTTAACACAAATGGGAAATAAACGGCGTATAACAGCCCGGCGACCAACGATGCCCGACGTCCCACCAACCGGGTAGATATCAGCACAAGAAGCCATAGCGCCAGTACATCACCGGCAATCCCGAACAGACGCGCCACCGTGAAGTCACTTACCGGTGAAACGGCGAACAATATCGCCAGGACAGCCGGATAGAGCGGTCCACTGAAGAAGATATCATCCCGCGCTCCCTGCAGACGAGTCGGTTGATAATAAAGCCATTCAATCTGCTCCCCCTGGATATATTTATGGTAGTAGAAATCAAAAGCCTCACGATCCGACTCTGTGTCCTCCATTACAACCGGACCGGAGTTATCGATATACGACAGGAGAGCAATTGCCGCCCCCACGTAACGACGGGCATCCCACATCACCGGGAGATTAACATTGAACAGAAGTACGCCAAGACGCAGGGCCAGGGCAACGATCAAAATGATCAGAACGAATTTGCCGTGATAACGTTCAAGCATCGAGTGCGGCTTACCCTGTAATGGTTTTCAGCGGCCGACGACATGTGACATGCTTCAGCCTTAACTCTCCTCGGCCGCCTCTTCAAGGTCTTTGAGTGATAAGTGCTCTTTCTTGAGATAGTAAAATCCCACTACCGTCACAATTATGAACTGCGTCGCATGCAGTACGATTGCGCACGAAAGCGCTGACTCCTGATCTATTCCATAAGCCATGAGTGACCACACCGCTCCGGCATGGTAAACGCCCACGAAACCAGGTGTCGACGGGACTAAGATCGATACCGACACCACCACCAGCACCACGAACGAAGTCTCCAGCGGCAGATCGAAACCAAAGGCCCAAAACACGAACACGTTCGAAAGTCCTAGTAATATCCAGATCAACATCGTCTGAATGGCCACATTTATCACCGCTTTGGCGTCGGTCAGAAACGCCAGACCCTGACTGAACTTCGCAATGATGTTTTCGAACATTGATCGGAACCGCTCCGGCACAAAGAACAGGTATCGAGACAGAAGTTTGCCGGTCTGGTTCGGTTTAAGAGCCAGGAGCAGAATGAAAACGAGTCCCAGCAGGGCTATCGCAATCGCAATCATCAGCCCCTGCTTCATTTTCGTTTCCAATTCGAGGTCGGAGAAACCGATGATACTGCCAAAAATCAACAACAGCGCCAGAAGATCGAAAACCATACGTTCGGTAAAAATGGTAGCCAATGACGCCGACTTGCTGATCTTCGGATATTGACTGGAAAGCGAATATGCCCGGACAAATTCTCCCAGTCTGAGCGGTAGAACGTTATTGGCCATGAAACCGATCCAGGTAGCCGAGAGCAGCTTTGAAAAGGGCACAT
Encoded here:
- a CDS encoding lysylphosphatidylglycerol synthase transmembrane domain-containing protein — translated: MKLLSKRTQYVVLGVLISAVLIWILFRNIDFKELVAALKTANYWWLIPNAVAIFATMYQRAYRWRPMTRPMGDVPFSKLLSATWIGFMANNVLPLRLGEFVRAYSLSSQYPKISKSASLATIFTERMVFDLLALLLIFGSIIGFSDLELETKMKQGLMIAIAIALLGLVFILLLALKPNQTGKLLSRYLFFVPERFRSMFENIIAKFSQGLAFLTDAKAVINVAIQTMLIWILLGLSNVFVFWAFGFDLPLETSFVVLVVVSVSILVPSTPGFVGVYHAGAVWSLMAYGIDQESALSCAIVLHATQFIIVTVVGFYYLKKEHLSLKDLEEAAEES